The genomic segment CGCTCGTACGCCTCCATGCCCTGCGGCACCTTGTACTCGTGGTCGATCTCGATCGCCTTGATCTTGTAGCCCTCGATCCCGCCCTTGCTGTTCACGAGCCTGACGTAGTCGTGGTAGCCCGGGCAGAGCTTGACACCGACGGTCTGCGTGGCGCCGGTGCGGTCGCACTGAAGGCCGATCACGACCTCCTTCTGCGCGGCCGCGGGGCCGGGACCCGCCAGTGTCGCGACCGCCAGGACGAGCAACCCGATCATGACAGCGACAGACTTCCTCATGGTTGTGCTCCTCTCCCGCGTACGGTCAGTACGCGAAGGGCCAGAAACGAAAGTAGCTGCGGACATTGCGCCACAGCCGGTTGAGCCCCTCGGGCTCGACGACGAGAAAAAAGACGATAAGCGCCCCAAACAGGATCAGCCGCAGGTTGGGGATGATGTTGAGCACAGCAGCCGGAGAAAAGAAGAGGCCGCCGAAGGCCTCCATACTCAGGCGGATCACGATGGGCAGCAGCGTCACGAAGATGGCGCCGAAGATCGACCCCAGCACCGACCCGAGCCCGCCGATGATGATCATCGCGAGGTAGTCGATGGACACCGTGATCTGGAACTGCTCGTAGTTGGCGATGCCGAGGTAATACGTGTAGAGCACGCCGGTCACGCCCGCGTAAAAGGAGGAAATCGCGAAGGCCAGCAGCTTGTAGCGGAAGATGTTGATGCCCATGGCCTCGGCCGAGATATCGTTGTCGCGGATGGCGATGAAAGCCCGGCCCACCCGGGTGCGCACGATGTTCTTGGCCAGGAAGGTGAACAGCACTGCCGCCGGCACTACTATATAGAAGAAGCTCCGGTCGGTGGAGAATACCACCGGTCCCAGCTTTGGCGGGTCCA from the Candidatus Rokuibacteriota bacterium genome contains:
- a CDS encoding branched-chain amino acid ABC transporter permease — its product is DPPKLGPVVFSTDRSFFYIVVPAAVLFTFLAKNIVRTRVGRAFIAIRDNDISAEAMGINIFRYKLLAFAISSFYAGVTGVLYTYYLGIANYEQFQITVSIDYLAMIIIGGLGSVLGSIFGAIFVTLLPIVIRLSMEAFGGLFFSPAAVLNIIPNLRLILFGALIVFFLVVEPEGLNRLWRNVRSYFRFWPFAY